The following proteins are encoded in a genomic region of Corallococcus silvisoli:
- a CDS encoding MBL fold metallo-hydrolase, which produces MLDRPMYLKPDVAIEPLFNQWYVWWYLISPATAPLFVSRLHLKLMQSFVANPDVHVAALQNPALMGGPFINHPVSRVGDVKALLDRTTRDHADMLAYTKAVSDLEQLLASSKGESLEPLYAKVPDLLRGYVELNYDLAHRANARIMEPLLYRSSLYKESSQSISLMRVSGDARKYVFSTPRLEGDSPLWLQVPFRHEGIDALFRMRHTPGSPGRVAEMLGVPSSAAEAFADLFTETAPRKPEPYTGPGVRVRYFGHACVLMETREVSVLTDPVISYEFPTEQGRFTHADLPEKIDYVLITHGHADHLMMETLLQLRHRIGTIVVPRANAYSLADPSLRLVLEQTGFRNVVEIDDLQEIRIPGGSLMGIPFIGEHSDLAVQAKTAHLVRLAGRSLLMAADSNALEPRLYQHLTQLVGPLDALYLGMECEGGPMSWMYGPLLSQPLPRKMDQSRRLNGSDSARATEILNHLKPNEVFIYAMGQEPWLRHVMVLQYDETAPQMIESNKFIDVCRARNIHAERPFLRMERILE; this is translated from the coding sequence ATGCTCGACCGCCCGATGTACCTGAAGCCCGATGTCGCCATCGAGCCGCTGTTCAACCAGTGGTACGTCTGGTGGTACCTCATCTCCCCCGCCACCGCGCCGCTGTTCGTGTCCCGACTGCACCTGAAGCTGATGCAGTCGTTCGTCGCGAACCCGGACGTGCACGTCGCCGCGCTCCAGAACCCGGCGCTGATGGGTGGCCCCTTCATCAACCACCCCGTCTCGCGCGTGGGCGACGTGAAGGCGCTCCTCGACCGCACCACCCGCGACCACGCGGACATGCTGGCCTACACCAAGGCCGTATCGGACCTGGAGCAGCTGCTCGCCAGCTCCAAGGGTGAGTCGCTGGAGCCGCTGTACGCCAAGGTGCCGGACCTGCTCCGCGGCTACGTGGAGCTCAACTACGACCTCGCCCACCGAGCCAACGCCCGCATCATGGAGCCGCTGCTCTACCGCAGCAGCCTCTACAAGGAGTCGTCGCAGAGCATCTCGCTGATGCGCGTCTCCGGGGACGCGCGCAAGTACGTCTTCAGCACGCCTCGCCTGGAGGGCGACTCGCCCCTGTGGCTCCAGGTGCCCTTCCGGCACGAAGGCATCGACGCCCTCTTCCGCATGCGCCACACCCCGGGCAGCCCCGGGCGGGTCGCGGAGATGCTCGGGGTGCCCTCGTCGGCCGCGGAGGCCTTCGCGGACCTCTTCACGGAGACGGCGCCGCGCAAGCCAGAGCCGTACACCGGCCCGGGCGTGCGCGTGCGCTACTTCGGCCACGCGTGCGTGCTGATGGAGACGCGCGAGGTTTCCGTCCTCACCGACCCCGTCATCAGCTACGAGTTCCCCACGGAGCAGGGGCGCTTCACGCACGCGGACCTGCCGGAGAAGATCGACTACGTCCTCATCACCCACGGTCACGCAGACCACCTGATGATGGAGACGCTGCTGCAGCTTCGCCACCGCATCGGCACCATCGTCGTGCCCCGCGCGAACGCGTACTCGCTGGCGGATCCGTCGCTGCGGCTGGTGTTGGAGCAGACGGGCTTCCGCAACGTGGTGGAGATCGACGACCTTCAGGAGATCCGCATCCCCGGCGGTTCGCTGATGGGCATCCCCTTCATTGGTGAGCACAGCGACCTGGCCGTGCAGGCGAAGACGGCGCACCTGGTGCGTCTGGCCGGCCGGTCCCTGCTGATGGCCGCGGACTCCAACGCGCTGGAGCCGCGCCTGTACCAGCACCTCACGCAGTTGGTGGGCCCGCTGGATGCGCTCTACCTGGGCATGGAGTGCGAGGGCGGCCCGATGAGCTGGATGTACGGCCCGCTGCTCAGCCAGCCGCTGCCGCGCAAGATGGACCAGTCGCGGCGGCTCAACGGCTCCGACAGCGCCCGCGCCACGGAGATCCTCAACCACCTCAAGCCGAACGAGGTGTTCATCTACGCCATGGGCCAGGAGCCCTGGCTGCGCCACGTCATGGTGCTCCAGTACGACGAGACCGCGCCCCAGATGATCGAATCGAACAAGTTCATCGACGTCTGCCGCGCCCGGAACATCCACGCGGAGCGCCCCTTCCTCCGCATGGAGCGCATCCTGGAGTGA
- a CDS encoding M20/M25/M40 family metallo-hydrolase: protein MSDTAATAALERSASHRAAWVARLGTAVLGLGVLLLVLRGSPLPEPLTATAPAERFSAARAREHLRFIGAGPHAIGTPRHAEVRDYLQARLRDAGAEVQLQREPVFAPAQGVPRPAATVENVVGRLRAKEGAKGTTVMVVAHYDSVPTGPGASDNGAAVASILEVARALQQGPALAGDVVVLFTDAEEQHLLGSTAFAASHPWARETGVVLNVDARGDAGPLLMFEVSPGGGWLVRRLAEEAPDVGAGSLFTAVYQRMHNATDFTALRQGGWQGLNFANVEGTQAYHTRRETVDAVSDGLLQQQGDTLLALTRRISREASVPEGEELIYFNAGPVRVHYPRAWAVPLAAFWGLLFVFAVIRARQRKQLRLWAVVREALLLVFVGFLASSLARLAWPLLRALQPAFRAVNRSETQDNARFVLAVVLLVMAVMGVVLFIRRRAPVLEVAAGGCVPWAVICVLVSIALPGASGLFLWPLAGMVLLLLWLGGRGPEPLTPWHVPLWGLAALPLLLLLPSVLATFFTVLPLERAAVPSDLLVLGISLLAPGWVWLWGRGLPWASGGAALVGLGLLGSLAVGQRFDAEHPRPTGLLYLVDADTRTARWVTSDAVLNDWTRAYLGSGPAHEAVDALPEVKGPFWTAPAPAPALEDAPRGPTVDSRVEPLEGGRRKVSLRITAAHPDAAFVDVQVLPGDAVVSARLAGQQATGEALRTRNAAQGVLLRYWVPPAGGFDLELELTAGGNPTVRVGEHTYAVPPSVTRGLPARPEASMSVPFGEGLDEGMRVTRTLRLEAAATPVAPGPTP from the coding sequence ATGAGCGACACCGCCGCGACCGCGGCCCTGGAACGAAGTGCCTCTCACCGCGCGGCTTGGGTGGCGCGGCTTGGGACCGCGGTGCTGGGCCTGGGCGTGCTCCTGCTCGTCCTTCGCGGAAGCCCGCTGCCGGAGCCGCTGACCGCCACCGCTCCGGCGGAGCGCTTCTCCGCCGCACGCGCCCGGGAGCACCTGCGCTTCATTGGCGCCGGCCCCCACGCCATTGGAACGCCGCGCCACGCGGAGGTGCGGGACTATCTGCAAGCCCGCCTGCGGGACGCAGGCGCGGAGGTCCAGCTCCAGCGCGAGCCCGTCTTCGCACCCGCGCAGGGCGTGCCCCGGCCCGCCGCGACCGTGGAGAACGTCGTGGGGCGGCTGCGGGCGAAGGAGGGGGCGAAGGGCACGACCGTGATGGTCGTGGCCCATTACGACTCCGTGCCCACGGGCCCGGGGGCGTCCGACAACGGGGCCGCCGTCGCGTCCATCCTGGAGGTGGCGCGGGCGCTCCAGCAGGGGCCCGCGCTCGCTGGCGACGTGGTGGTCCTCTTCACGGACGCGGAGGAGCAGCACCTGCTGGGCAGCACCGCCTTCGCGGCCTCCCACCCCTGGGCCCGCGAGACGGGCGTGGTCCTCAACGTGGATGCGCGCGGCGACGCGGGGCCGCTCCTGATGTTCGAGGTCTCTCCGGGCGGTGGCTGGCTCGTGCGCAGGCTCGCCGAGGAGGCCCCGGACGTCGGCGCCGGTTCGCTCTTCACGGCGGTCTACCAGCGCATGCACAACGCCACGGACTTCACGGCGCTGAGACAGGGAGGCTGGCAGGGGCTGAACTTCGCCAACGTGGAGGGGACGCAGGCCTATCACACGCGGCGGGAGACCGTGGACGCGGTGTCCGACGGGCTCCTCCAGCAGCAGGGCGACACGCTGCTCGCGCTCACCCGGCGCATCTCCCGCGAGGCGTCCGTTCCGGAGGGCGAAGAGCTCATCTACTTCAATGCCGGACCGGTGCGCGTCCACTACCCGAGAGCGTGGGCCGTCCCCCTGGCGGCGTTCTGGGGACTGCTGTTCGTGTTCGCGGTCATCCGGGCCCGTCAGCGCAAGCAGCTGCGCCTGTGGGCCGTGGTGCGGGAGGCGCTGCTGCTCGTGTTCGTGGGCTTCCTGGCCAGCAGCCTCGCGCGGCTCGCGTGGCCCCTGCTGCGCGCGCTCCAGCCGGCGTTCCGCGCGGTCAACCGTTCGGAGACGCAGGACAACGCGCGGTTCGTCCTGGCGGTGGTGCTGTTGGTGATGGCGGTGATGGGCGTCGTGCTGTTCATCCGGCGGCGGGCGCCGGTCCTGGAGGTGGCCGCGGGCGGCTGCGTGCCGTGGGCGGTGATCTGCGTCCTCGTGAGCATCGCGCTGCCGGGCGCGAGCGGGCTGTTCCTCTGGCCGCTCGCGGGCATGGTCCTGCTGCTGCTGTGGCTGGGAGGCCGTGGGCCGGAGCCGCTCACCCCGTGGCATGTGCCGCTGTGGGGATTGGCGGCGCTGCCGCTCCTGCTGTTGCTGCCGTCCGTGCTCGCCACCTTCTTCACGGTGCTCCCGCTGGAGCGGGCCGCGGTGCCCTCCGACCTGTTGGTGCTCGGCATCTCGCTGCTGGCGCCCGGCTGGGTCTGGCTGTGGGGCAGGGGATTGCCGTGGGCGTCGGGGGGCGCGGCGCTGGTGGGCCTGGGGCTGCTGGGGTCGCTGGCCGTCGGCCAGCGCTTCGACGCGGAGCACCCGCGCCCCACGGGCCTGCTGTACCTGGTGGACGCGGACACGCGGACCGCGCGCTGGGTGACTTCGGATGCCGTGCTCAACGACTGGACGCGGGCGTACCTTGGAAGCGGCCCGGCGCATGAAGCCGTGGACGCGTTGCCGGAGGTGAAGGGGCCGTTCTGGACCGCGCCCGCGCCCGCGCCCGCGCTGGAGGACGCGCCTCGGGGCCCCACGGTCGACTCGCGGGTGGAGCCCCTGGAAGGAGGGCGCCGGAAGGTGTCGCTCCGCATTACCGCCGCCCATCCGGACGCGGCCTTCGTGGACGTGCAGGTGCTGCCGGGGGATGCGGTCGTGTCCGCGCGGCTAGCGGGTCAGCAGGCCACGGGCGAGGCGCTGCGAACGCGCAACGCGGCCCAGGGCGTCCTCCTCCGCTACTGGGTTCCGCCCGCCGGGGGCTTCGACCTGGAGCTGGAGCTGACGGCGGGCGGCAATCCCACCGTGAGGGTGGGGGAGCACACCTACGCGGTGCCTCCGTCGGTGACGCGGGGGCTGCCCGCGCGGCCGGAGGCCAGCATGTCCGTGCCCTTCGGAGAGGGCCTGGATGAGGGGATGCGGGTGACGCGGACGCTGCGGCTGGAGGCCGCGGCCACCCCGGTGGCTCCTGGCCCGACCCCCTGA
- a CDS encoding S53 family peptidase, whose translation MARISLSTSARVSPESMHPPLRRRGATGLVEVTLVVRHGSPLPTVEQLCVDPPRRALTHEEFEAKYGMSSKDLATLQRFAKSHALRVASVQRDRCLVRLEGDAAAVRKAFGVDLWRYRHGDASYLSHTKPVELPRSLHGVVEWVFGLDTRPLVTHSMSALPVPVEAAAQAGLRSYPPPDVARMYRYPATQGAGQCVGVIELTGGYRPEDLDAYLAWMGVEREPPVTVGPNKPTLSTASNAEVTLDVELVSALCPKARVVVYNAGSKDYSLTDYHRVLAMAISDRENLPSVLTTSWSFYEGSLIQQGDEAAFERLFREAALLGITVCAASGDLGSQVPVPGGSPTRAITLAATSYPAASALVLGCGGTTLQAAGDAILHERVWNRLGEVMSMGALGASASAGASSGGVSAMNALPPYQRGMNVPHQVMTSWTSGVFEFVSSTSGRGVPDVAANADLHTGYQIYFKGQKGVAAGTSAAAPMWASLVVLLNESLGQRVGFLHPRLYALVAEGEPVVRRITHGGNGAYFAREDALWNACTGLGSPDGEALLKGLRKLQRRKH comes from the coding sequence ATGGCCCGCATCTCCCTGTCGACGAGCGCGCGTGTGTCTCCGGAGTCCATGCACCCGCCGCTCCGGCGCCGCGGTGCCACCGGCCTCGTGGAGGTGACGCTGGTGGTGCGCCACGGCTCGCCCCTGCCCACGGTGGAGCAGCTGTGCGTGGATCCTCCGCGCCGCGCGCTCACCCACGAGGAGTTCGAGGCGAAGTACGGCATGTCCTCGAAGGACCTGGCCACCCTCCAGCGCTTCGCGAAGTCCCACGCCCTGCGCGTCGCGTCCGTCCAGCGCGACCGATGCCTCGTGCGCCTCGAGGGGGACGCGGCCGCGGTCCGGAAGGCCTTCGGCGTGGACCTGTGGCGCTACCGGCACGGCGACGCGTCCTACCTGAGCCACACGAAGCCCGTCGAGCTCCCGCGCTCCTTGCACGGCGTGGTGGAGTGGGTGTTCGGCCTGGACACGCGTCCGCTCGTCACGCACAGCATGTCGGCGCTGCCCGTGCCGGTGGAGGCGGCGGCGCAGGCCGGTCTGCGCTCCTACCCACCGCCGGACGTGGCGCGCATGTACCGCTATCCCGCGACGCAGGGCGCTGGCCAGTGCGTGGGCGTCATCGAGCTGACGGGCGGATATCGCCCCGAAGACCTGGACGCGTACCTCGCGTGGATGGGTGTGGAGCGCGAGCCCCCGGTGACGGTGGGGCCCAACAAGCCGACCTTGAGCACGGCCTCCAACGCGGAAGTCACCCTGGACGTGGAGCTGGTGTCCGCGCTGTGTCCGAAGGCGCGCGTGGTCGTCTACAACGCGGGCTCGAAGGACTACTCGCTGACCGACTACCACCGCGTCCTGGCCATGGCGATCAGCGACCGGGAGAACCTGCCGTCGGTGCTCACCACCAGCTGGTCCTTCTACGAAGGCTCGCTCATCCAGCAGGGCGATGAAGCGGCCTTCGAGCGGCTCTTCCGCGAGGCGGCGCTGCTGGGCATCACCGTGTGCGCGGCCTCCGGGGACCTGGGCTCGCAGGTGCCCGTGCCGGGCGGCTCTCCCACGCGGGCCATCACCCTGGCCGCGACGAGCTACCCGGCCGCGAGCGCGCTGGTGCTGGGCTGCGGCGGCACGACGCTTCAGGCCGCCGGGGACGCCATCCTCCACGAGCGGGTGTGGAACCGGCTGGGGGAGGTCATGTCGATGGGCGCGCTGGGGGCCTCCGCGTCCGCGGGCGCGAGCAGCGGCGGGGTCAGCGCCATGAACGCGCTGCCTCCCTACCAGCGCGGGATGAACGTGCCGCACCAGGTGATGACGTCATGGACGAGCGGGGTGTTCGAGTTCGTTTCGTCCACGTCGGGCCGAGGCGTGCCGGACGTCGCGGCCAACGCCGACCTCCACACCGGTTACCAAATCTACTTCAAGGGGCAGAAGGGCGTCGCCGCGGGCACCAGCGCCGCCGCGCCCATGTGGGCCTCGCTCGTCGTCCTCCTCAACGAGTCCCTGGGCCAGCGCGTGGGTTTCCTCCATCCCCGGCTGTACGCGCTCGTCGCGGAGGGCGAGCCCGTCGTCCGCCGCATCACCCACGGCGGCAACGGCGCGTACTTCGCCCGCGAGGACGCGCTGTGGAACGCGTGCACCGGCCTGGGCTCGCCGGATGGAGAGGCGCTGCTCAAGGGGCTGCGCAAGCTCCAGCGCCGCAAGCACTGA
- a CDS encoding TOMM precursor leader peptide-binding protein has protein sequence MDRVLRLKPHLRAEVIDSRRVFLVGERAQFLLEGELHASIVPLLDGQRSVAQVISTLVGRASAPEVLYALSLLEERGHVEEAHDVFDAGVAGFWESLGLDAAVAAGRLLDTAVAVRAVEGEDGARLEDALADAGLDVREDADRHVLLVDDYLSPEAEVLAREARHAGAAFLPVKVSGTACHAGPVVGPGDGACWACLTARLLDNRPIEKYLARRGSPARPPRTGLPTTAQAGLSFAATLVARWVVSGTTGVDFSRLWTLDFSTWKLEPHAVSRRPQCPECGDPAWLDARAKQPLVLASRPKRFTDDGGHRILTPEETWERHRHLISPVTGVVSDLRAVPGDAPLGHIQSAVFRVCPWTDAPASDDFHRVASGKGRTEAQARAGALCEALERHSAVFQGDEPRVHATASSLGPRAVHPDALQHFSPAQLQARTEGGARRDARTAVPQPYADQPMDWSPAWSLTHGERKYVPTSFAYLFAPAPPGGPFCLFNSNGNAAGNCVEEAILQGFLELVERDAVALWWYNRLRRPRVDLHGFGDPWFTSVEAHYQSLGLRSWVLDLTHDLGIPVFVALVWSPERGRAWAGCGSHFDAKLAVQRALTEVAQCYDPKDTSPSPWDTGAHEDPSWLFPEETAAARGAADFPRVWHGDLRDDVAECVARAARVGLETLVVEQSRPDVGVSAVKVVVPGLRHFWPRLGPGRLYDVPVRMGWLSAPLTEAQLNPVPFSF, from the coding sequence ATGGACCGAGTCCTCCGCCTCAAGCCCCACCTGCGTGCCGAGGTGATCGACTCGCGGCGCGTCTTCCTCGTCGGGGAGCGCGCCCAGTTCCTGCTGGAGGGCGAGCTGCACGCGAGCATCGTGCCCCTGCTGGATGGCCAGCGCTCCGTGGCGCAGGTCATCTCCACCCTGGTGGGACGGGCCTCCGCCCCGGAGGTGCTCTACGCGCTGTCGCTCCTGGAGGAGCGCGGACACGTGGAGGAGGCGCACGACGTCTTCGACGCCGGGGTCGCCGGCTTCTGGGAGTCCCTGGGCCTGGACGCGGCGGTCGCGGCCGGGCGGCTCCTGGACACGGCCGTCGCGGTGCGCGCCGTGGAAGGCGAGGACGGAGCGCGGCTGGAGGATGCGCTCGCGGACGCGGGCCTGGACGTGCGCGAGGACGCGGACCGCCACGTGCTGCTGGTGGACGACTACCTGTCACCCGAGGCGGAGGTGCTCGCCCGCGAGGCCCGGCACGCGGGCGCCGCGTTCCTGCCCGTGAAGGTGTCCGGCACGGCGTGCCATGCGGGGCCCGTCGTCGGGCCTGGGGATGGCGCCTGCTGGGCGTGCCTCACCGCGCGGCTGCTGGACAACCGCCCCATCGAGAAATACCTCGCGCGGCGCGGGAGCCCGGCCCGCCCGCCCCGCACGGGCCTGCCCACCACCGCGCAGGCGGGACTGTCTTTCGCCGCGACGCTCGTGGCCCGCTGGGTGGTGAGCGGGACGACCGGCGTGGACTTCTCGCGGCTGTGGACGCTCGACTTCTCCACCTGGAAGCTGGAGCCGCACGCGGTGAGTCGGCGCCCGCAGTGCCCGGAGTGCGGCGACCCGGCCTGGCTGGACGCGCGCGCGAAGCAGCCGCTGGTGCTGGCCTCGCGCCCCAAGCGCTTCACGGACGACGGCGGCCACCGCATCCTCACGCCCGAGGAGACCTGGGAGCGGCACCGTCACCTGATCAGCCCCGTGACAGGCGTGGTGAGCGACCTGCGCGCGGTGCCGGGCGACGCGCCCCTGGGCCACATCCAGTCCGCCGTCTTCCGCGTGTGCCCGTGGACGGACGCGCCCGCCTCCGACGACTTCCACCGCGTGGCCAGCGGCAAGGGCCGCACGGAGGCCCAGGCCCGCGCGGGCGCGCTGTGCGAGGCCCTGGAGCGCCACAGCGCCGTGTTCCAGGGCGACGAGCCCCGCGTCCACGCCACCGCCTCCTCCCTGGGCCCGCGCGCCGTGCACCCGGACGCGCTCCAGCACTTCAGCCCCGCGCAGCTCCAGGCCCGGACCGAAGGCGGCGCGCGCCGCGACGCGCGCACGGCGGTGCCCCAGCCCTACGCGGATCAACCCATGGACTGGAGCCCCGCGTGGTCGCTCACGCATGGCGAGCGCAAGTACGTGCCCACGTCGTTCGCGTACCTCTTCGCGCCCGCGCCCCCGGGCGGCCCGTTCTGCCTCTTCAACTCCAACGGGAACGCCGCGGGCAACTGCGTGGAGGAGGCCATCCTCCAGGGCTTCCTGGAGCTGGTGGAGCGCGATGCGGTGGCGCTCTGGTGGTACAACCGCCTGCGCCGCCCCCGGGTGGACCTGCACGGCTTCGGCGATCCGTGGTTCACCTCCGTGGAGGCGCACTACCAATCGCTGGGCCTGCGCTCATGGGTGCTCGACCTCACGCACGACCTGGGCATCCCGGTGTTCGTCGCGCTCGTCTGGTCGCCGGAGCGCGGCCGGGCCTGGGCCGGGTGCGGCAGTCACTTCGACGCGAAGCTCGCCGTGCAGCGCGCGCTCACGGAGGTGGCCCAGTGCTACGACCCGAAGGACACGTCCCCGTCGCCCTGGGACACCGGCGCGCACGAGGACCCCTCCTGGCTCTTCCCGGAGGAGACGGCCGCCGCGCGAGGCGCCGCGGACTTCCCGCGCGTGTGGCACGGCGACCTGCGGGACGACGTGGCCGAGTGCGTGGCGCGGGCCGCGCGCGTGGGCCTGGAAACGCTGGTGGTGGAACAATCCCGGCCGGACGTAGGCGTCTCGGCGGTGAAGGTCGTCGTCCCGGGCCTGCGGCACTTCTGGCCCCGGCTGGGTCCCGGGCGGCTGTATGACGTCCCCGTGCGGATGGGGTGGCTCTCGGCCCCGCTGACCGAAGCGCAGCTCAACCCCGTGCCGTTCTCTTTCTGA
- a CDS encoding radical SAM protein, producing the protein MAPSSPVQPRVLLVQCGPDRRHVDRETEDFDPERGLVKRATMTPLACATLAALTPAPFSVDIWDEELHGQIRADTVLPDYDIVGVSVMYSALTYQARFLGGFFRDQGATVVAGGPAVSAAPEDYRGFFDALFVNEAERTWPRFLADYLQGEYAPEYRQIDKPAMSESPMPRWDAVAADFPRYAWGSVQTTRGCPFDCAFCDVIYLYGRKQRHKPVDRVLEEVRGHAALGAEGVFFADDEFIGDAAYAKEVLAGLVPLNRALPRPLRFFTQVTMNLSRDAALLEGMADANFYTVVLGIESFDPAALKEAQKHQNVRADLMGDLLRIQAHGIGPRGSFIVGFDHDTPAVFDSLHANIQRAHLPWVVVAPLQAPRGTKLWTRLRAEGRLATPRKAHAKDRGAIVLNVMPLGMTRPQLLEGFRDLVERLSTWDAACERIRAFIAGIERPPRVREPEWPEPVTDRFLREATASWALTPGERTAIGDTLSGIRRAAPAMLPRAVFFLARNQNERRRHERLFTDFDAVLALERQGDLVPDTQPVYVPAPFATALRDVFPDLYVRLSRDLPDRRDVPEASRDVLVDFVARWGEGFQALQPQHHEFLRELCDRAVEARGGHPGALESGEEQALRTQARRTGLLEALLKDVRDELASWGP; encoded by the coding sequence ATGGCCCCGTCCTCCCCCGTCCAGCCGCGCGTCCTGCTCGTCCAGTGTGGACCGGACCGGCGCCACGTGGACCGCGAGACGGAGGACTTCGATCCCGAGCGCGGACTCGTGAAGCGCGCGACCATGACGCCGCTGGCCTGCGCGACGCTCGCGGCGCTCACGCCCGCCCCCTTCAGCGTGGACATCTGGGACGAGGAGCTGCACGGGCAGATCCGCGCGGACACGGTGCTCCCCGACTACGACATCGTCGGCGTGTCGGTGATGTACTCCGCGCTCACGTACCAGGCGCGCTTCCTGGGCGGCTTCTTCCGCGACCAGGGCGCCACCGTGGTCGCGGGCGGCCCCGCCGTCTCCGCGGCGCCGGAGGACTACCGGGGCTTCTTCGACGCCCTCTTCGTCAACGAAGCCGAGCGGACCTGGCCGCGCTTCCTCGCCGACTACCTCCAGGGCGAGTACGCGCCCGAGTACCGGCAGATCGACAAGCCGGCGATGAGCGAGAGCCCCATGCCGCGCTGGGACGCCGTCGCGGCGGACTTCCCGCGCTACGCCTGGGGCTCCGTGCAGACCACGCGGGGCTGTCCGTTCGACTGCGCGTTCTGCGACGTCATCTACCTCTACGGCCGCAAGCAGCGGCACAAGCCCGTGGACCGGGTGCTGGAGGAGGTGCGCGGCCACGCGGCGCTGGGGGCGGAGGGCGTCTTCTTCGCGGACGACGAGTTCATCGGCGACGCGGCGTACGCGAAGGAGGTGCTCGCGGGGCTGGTGCCGCTCAACCGCGCCCTGCCCCGCCCGCTGCGCTTCTTCACCCAGGTGACGATGAACCTGAGCCGCGACGCCGCGCTGCTGGAAGGGATGGCGGACGCCAACTTCTACACCGTCGTGCTGGGCATCGAGTCCTTCGACCCCGCCGCGCTCAAGGAAGCGCAGAAGCATCAGAACGTGCGCGCGGACCTGATGGGCGACCTGCTGCGCATTCAAGCCCACGGCATCGGGCCCCGGGGCAGCTTCATCGTCGGGTTCGACCACGACACGCCGGCCGTCTTCGACTCGCTGCACGCCAACATCCAGCGCGCCCACCTGCCGTGGGTGGTGGTCGCGCCCCTCCAGGCTCCGCGCGGCACGAAGCTGTGGACGCGGCTGCGCGCGGAGGGCCGCCTCGCCACGCCCCGCAAGGCGCACGCGAAGGATCGAGGGGCCATCGTGCTCAACGTGATGCCCCTGGGCATGACGCGGCCCCAGCTGCTCGAGGGCTTCCGCGACCTGGTGGAGCGGCTGTCCACGTGGGACGCGGCCTGTGAGCGCATCCGGGCGTTCATCGCCGGCATCGAGCGCCCACCGCGCGTGCGGGAGCCCGAGTGGCCGGAGCCCGTCACCGACCGCTTCCTGCGCGAGGCCACCGCCTCGTGGGCCCTGACGCCCGGGGAGCGGACGGCCATCGGCGACACGCTCTCGGGCATCCGCCGCGCCGCGCCCGCGATGCTGCCGCGCGCGGTGTTCTTCCTCGCGCGCAACCAGAACGAGCGCCGCCGGCACGAACGCCTCTTCACGGACTTCGACGCCGTGCTGGCCCTGGAGCGCCAGGGCGACCTCGTCCCGGACACGCAGCCCGTGTACGTGCCGGCCCCCTTCGCCACCGCGCTGCGCGACGTGTTCCCGGACCTCTACGTGCGCCTGAGCCGCGACCTGCCCGACCGCCGCGACGTCCCCGAGGCCTCGCGAGACGTCCTGGTGGACTTCGTCGCCCGCTGGGGCGAGGGCTTCCAGGCGCTCCAGCCGCAGCACCACGAGTTCCTGC